A genome region from Glutamicibacter arilaitensis Re117 includes the following:
- a CDS encoding restriction endonuclease subunit S, translating to MSTLNDLFQIEYGNKFDMNKMTRTDRLAGVAFVGRIGGLNGKSGIAGFVEPLAGVKPYSPGLLTVALGGSRLLSTYVQQLPFYRAQNVAVLSPRNEEMSTKGRLFYAMCIRANAFRYSAFGREANRTLGTLEVPDDLPDWVSTAQIPTYSGLSRAIAPDVDLNDPHEWPRFVLEDLFTVKKGRRVTKAQRVPGTTRFIGASEKNNGITDMCDLEPMFDSHCLTVPYNGSVGFAFYQDRPFCASDDVQVLIPKEEVTRWALLFVATIIRVEKTRFSYGYKWNMARMKKTTIRLPADASGEPDWAYMDSIMRACRSRRPSPRGSAMCATWTRKSRPR from the coding sequence GTGAGCACGCTCAATGACCTTTTCCAGATCGAGTACGGCAACAAGTTCGACATGAACAAAATGACCCGTACTGATCGACTCGCTGGTGTTGCATTCGTCGGTCGCATCGGAGGGCTCAATGGGAAGTCGGGGATCGCGGGCTTCGTCGAGCCTCTCGCTGGTGTGAAACCTTACTCGCCTGGGCTGCTCACCGTCGCACTCGGCGGGTCGCGGCTCTTGTCGACCTATGTCCAACAGCTGCCGTTCTACAGAGCTCAGAACGTGGCCGTGCTTTCCCCGCGTAACGAAGAGATGAGCACCAAGGGGCGCCTCTTCTATGCGATGTGCATTCGGGCGAACGCATTTCGGTACAGTGCTTTCGGACGTGAGGCTAACCGCACCCTCGGGACGCTGGAGGTTCCAGATGATTTGCCTGATTGGGTGTCGACGGCTCAGATCCCTACCTATAGCGGGCTGTCACGTGCGATCGCGCCCGACGTCGACCTCAATGACCCGCATGAGTGGCCGCGATTCGTGCTCGAGGACCTCTTTACGGTGAAGAAGGGGCGGCGGGTGACGAAGGCGCAGCGCGTGCCCGGTACCACGCGCTTCATTGGGGCGTCTGAGAAGAATAACGGCATCACAGACATGTGTGATCTGGAACCGATGTTTGATTCTCATTGCCTCACCGTGCCCTACAACGGATCAGTGGGATTTGCCTTCTACCAAGACCGTCCCTTCTGCGCTTCAGACGATGTGCAGGTTCTCATCCCGAAAGAAGAAGTCACGCGGTGGGCACTGCTCTTCGTGGCGACGATCATCCGGGTCGAGAAGACCCGATTCAGCTACGGCTACAAGTGGAACATGGCGCGCATGAAGAAGACCACGATCCGCCTGCCCGCGGATGCGTCCGGGGAGCCGGACTGGGCGTACATGGACTCCATCATGCGGGCCTGCCGTTCTCGGCGGCCGTCGCCTCGCGGATCGGCGATGTGCGCAACATGGACGAGGAAGAGCAGGCCTCGCTGA
- a CDS encoding alpha/beta fold hydrolase, translating to MALRELEFTSHNGTDTIQAWVYEPAVTPVAVVQLIHGLGEHSRRYLHMTAALVDAGFVVVADDHAGHGRTAMQSGTWGDAGDESATVIVQDEVTLYRKAKELFPDLPYVVFGHSLGSMIARALVLQPGVEVDRLALGGIAAGMRGVESTLDREALKAAVAADGSAPAADALVGQLFDGFYDRLGPDFGPTDWVARNADVVRDHGRDPFNNFGAPLSNRFLQGFVDVYDQANGDDFFDRLPQVPVAIFAGAEDPVTNYGEGAREVARRLEEKGHDVELHIYPDVRHEVHNEPETLAEMENSLIEFVHRAAGRDDA from the coding sequence ATGGCTCTGCGCGAACTCGAGTTCACGTCGCACAACGGCACCGACACCATCCAGGCCTGGGTGTACGAACCGGCGGTCACGCCGGTGGCGGTGGTCCAGCTCATCCACGGTCTCGGCGAGCACTCCCGCCGGTACCTGCACATGACGGCCGCGCTGGTGGATGCGGGGTTCGTCGTGGTCGCGGACGATCACGCGGGTCACGGTCGGACGGCGATGCAGTCGGGGACGTGGGGTGACGCCGGTGACGAGTCGGCGACGGTCATCGTGCAGGACGAGGTGACGCTGTACCGGAAGGCCAAGGAGCTGTTCCCCGACCTGCCGTACGTGGTGTTCGGCCACAGCCTGGGGTCGATGATCGCGCGGGCGCTGGTGCTGCAGCCGGGTGTCGAGGTCGACAGGCTCGCGCTGGGCGGTATCGCCGCGGGCATGCGCGGTGTCGAGTCGACGCTGGATCGCGAGGCCCTGAAGGCTGCCGTGGCGGCCGACGGTTCCGCCCCCGCTGCGGATGCGTTGGTGGGCCAGCTGTTCGACGGCTTCTACGACCGCCTCGGCCCGGACTTCGGCCCGACGGACTGGGTGGCGCGCAACGCGGACGTCGTCCGTGATCACGGCCGCGACCCTTTCAACAACTTCGGCGCCCCCTTGAGCAACCGGTTCCTGCAGGGCTTCGTCGACGTGTACGACCAGGCCAACGGCGACGACTTCTTCGACCGCCTTCCGCAGGTTCCCGTCGCGATCTTCGCGGGCGCGGAGGACCCGGTGACCAACTACGGCGAGGGTGCGCGCGAGGTCGCCCGGCGCCTGGAGGAGAAGGGCCACGACGTCGAACTCCACATCTACCCCGACGTCCGCCACGAGGTTCACAACGAGCCCGAGACCCTCGCCGAGATGGAGAACTCCCTCATCGAGTTCGTCCACCGCGCCGCCGGGCGGGACGACGCCTGA
- a CDS encoding IS3-like element ISAar43 family transposase (programmed frameshift) → MTNSRKRHTSEQVVRKLGQADRMLAGGSDIAGVCRELGVSEQTYYRWRNQYGGLKADDAKRLKELEKQNATLKRLLAEAELEKAALKELAGGKLLGPGRRRAAVDHLKRKLRVSERMACRLAGLSRSAYRRPLQGETTADPDLALRDWLRAYAKKHPRWGYRRAYHDARGEGWVVNHKKIQRLWREEGLRVPQRRRRKRVGSSTVDAPAAVAPNLVWAVDFQFDADEQGRPIKICSIVDEHTRECIGGLVERSITADRLTAHLEDLVAVRGAPAVLRSDNGPEFISDAMADWAGTRTGLFYIPPGSPWHNGYVESFNSRLRDECLNINSFYSLLHAQVVIGDWKTEYNHDRRHSSLGYLAPVDYARQCTHQSETDDSHSDRTE, encoded by the exons ATGACGAACAGCAGGAAGCGTCACACCTCGGAGCAGGTCGTCCGTAAGCTCGGGCAGGCCGACAGGATGCTCGCGGGCGGTAGCGACATCGCCGGGGTGTGTCGAGAGCTCGGAGTGTCCGAGCAGACGTACTACCGGTGGCGGAACCAGTACGGCGGGCTGAAGGCCGACGACGCGAAGCGGCTGAAGGAGCTCGAGAAGCAGAACGCCACGCTCAAGCGGCTGCTCGCCGAGGCAGAGCTCGAGAAGGCCGCGCTCAAGGAGCTGGCTG GAGGGAAACTTCTAGGCCCGGGCAGGCGCCGCGCCGCCGTCGACCACCTCAAGCGCAAGCTGCGGGTGAGCGAACGAATGGCGTGCCGTCTGGCCGGGCTGAGCAGGTCCGCATACCGTCGCCCGCTCCAGGGTGAGACGACAGCCGACCCGGACCTGGCGTTGCGGGACTGGCTGCGGGCGTATGCGAAGAAGCACCCGCGGTGGGGATACCGCAGGGCCTACCACGATGCCCGCGGCGAGGGGTGGGTCGTGAACCACAAGAAGATCCAACGGCTCTGGCGCGAGGAAGGGCTGCGCGTCCCGCAGCGGCGTCGCCGCAAACGCGTTGGGTCTTCGACCGTCGACGCCCCGGCAGCGGTCGCACCGAATCTCGTGTGGGCGGTGGACTTCCAGTTCGACGCGGACGAGCAGGGCCGTCCGATCAAGATCTGCTCCATCGTCGACGAGCACACCCGCGAGTGCATCGGCGGGCTCGTCGAACGGTCGATCACCGCGGACCGGCTCACCGCCCACCTCGAGGACCTCGTCGCCGTCCGCGGCGCCCCCGCGGTGCTCCGATCCGACAACGGCCCCGAGTTCATCAGCGACGCGATGGCCGACTGGGCCGGCACCCGCACCGGCCTGTTCTACATCCCGCCCGGCTCGCCCTGGCACAACGGGTACGTCGAGTCGTTCAACAGCAGGCTCCGCGACGAGTGCCTGAACATCAACAGCTTCTACTCGCTGCTCCACGCCCAGGTCGTGATCGGCGACTGGAAGACCGAATACAACCACGACCGCCGGCATTCATCGCTCGGCTACCTCGCACCCGTCGACTACGCTCGGCAATGCACCCATCAATCGGAAACCGACGACTCGCACAGCGACCGGACCGAATGA
- a CDS encoding HsdM family class I SAM-dependent methyltransferase, whose product MANERITEDLVDAQLRALAYYADPDAIVVEKQQSVIESIRKGLSKASKTGKGITAGYPEFIITSPATPDMVVLVECKADVKYHESANRGQPRDYSVDGVLHYARHLTPNYTVISIAVSGTPQTNDWSFFVTPKGTTQERDLVSPSGAPITQMIGLNDLFAAAAFDPQVQKQREHDLIQFAMEMHEFMRDEAELEEKEKPLVVAGTLIALNDPVFAKTYDSYPAGDLPEFWIQSIKKVIDKAQLPVAKLENMTQPFTGIQVHPELRKPTKGYPKGLLNEIVTLLAEKVMPFLTVYEDFDVVGAFYGEFLKYTGGDGKGLGIVLTPKHVTELFALIANVSKDDKVLDICAGTGGFLISSMVKMIQTATTEAEVEDIKKNRLIGVEQSPSMYALGASNMILRGDGKANLHQGSCFDTAISAAVKKNKANVGMINPPYAKTKEDLHELRFVEQMLDSLAPGGTGIAIVPVTCATAPSVHENNLLKKHTLEAVMSMPPEVFYPVGVITCIMVFTAGVSHEKNDRKTCFGYWRDDTFIKVKNLGRVDRHRTWAATRDRWVDTYRNREVNPGEAVMQRVGADDEWVAEAYMKTDYSKLDKSDFEKVLFDYALFTVGSSIDDVSDEVGE is encoded by the coding sequence ATGGCAAACGAACGGATCACCGAGGATCTCGTCGATGCGCAGCTGCGTGCGCTCGCCTACTACGCCGACCCTGACGCGATCGTCGTCGAGAAACAGCAGTCGGTCATCGAGTCCATCCGTAAGGGGCTCTCGAAGGCGTCGAAGACCGGTAAGGGCATCACGGCCGGTTACCCCGAGTTCATCATCACCTCACCGGCGACGCCGGACATGGTCGTCCTCGTCGAGTGCAAGGCCGACGTCAAGTACCATGAGTCTGCGAACCGCGGTCAGCCGCGTGACTACTCAGTGGACGGAGTCCTTCACTACGCCCGACACCTGACGCCGAACTACACAGTGATCTCGATCGCCGTCTCCGGCACTCCGCAGACGAACGATTGGTCGTTCTTTGTCACGCCCAAGGGGACGACACAGGAGCGCGATCTCGTCTCGCCCTCCGGTGCTCCGATCACCCAGATGATCGGCCTGAACGACCTCTTCGCCGCTGCTGCGTTCGACCCGCAGGTCCAGAAACAGCGCGAGCATGACCTCATCCAGTTCGCGATGGAAATGCACGAGTTCATGCGCGACGAGGCCGAGCTCGAGGAGAAAGAGAAGCCCCTCGTCGTTGCGGGCACCCTCATCGCACTGAATGATCCTGTCTTCGCCAAGACGTACGACTCGTACCCTGCGGGCGATCTGCCGGAGTTCTGGATCCAGTCGATCAAGAAGGTCATCGACAAGGCGCAGCTCCCGGTCGCGAAGCTCGAAAACATGACCCAGCCTTTCACGGGCATCCAGGTGCATCCTGAGCTGCGCAAACCGACCAAGGGCTACCCGAAGGGCCTGCTCAACGAGATCGTCACCCTGCTCGCCGAGAAGGTGATGCCGTTCCTCACGGTCTACGAAGACTTCGATGTCGTCGGCGCGTTCTACGGCGAGTTCCTGAAGTACACCGGTGGCGACGGCAAGGGCCTGGGCATCGTGCTCACCCCGAAACACGTCACCGAGTTGTTCGCCCTCATCGCCAACGTCTCCAAGGATGACAAGGTCCTGGACATTTGTGCGGGCACAGGCGGCTTCCTCATCTCGTCCATGGTCAAGATGATCCAGACCGCGACCACCGAGGCCGAGGTCGAAGACATCAAGAAGAACCGCCTGATCGGTGTCGAGCAGAGCCCGAGTATGTACGCGCTAGGTGCATCCAACATGATCCTGCGCGGCGACGGGAAGGCGAACCTCCACCAAGGCTCGTGCTTCGACACGGCCATTAGCGCCGCGGTGAAGAAGAACAAGGCGAACGTGGGCATGATCAACCCGCCGTACGCGAAGACCAAGGAAGATCTTCATGAGTTGCGGTTCGTCGAGCAGATGCTCGACAGCCTCGCGCCCGGCGGAACCGGCATCGCCATCGTTCCTGTGACCTGCGCGACTGCTCCGAGCGTCCATGAGAATAACCTGCTCAAGAAGCACACGCTCGAAGCCGTCATGTCTATGCCTCCCGAGGTCTTTTACCCGGTCGGCGTGATCACGTGCATCATGGTGTTTACTGCGGGTGTGTCTCACGAGAAGAACGACCGCAAGACGTGCTTCGGTTACTGGCGCGACGACACCTTCATCAAGGTCAAAAATCTCGGGCGCGTCGACCGACACCGAACATGGGCAGCAACCCGCGACCGCTGGGTCGACACGTACCGCAACCGCGAGGTTAACCCCGGCGAGGCTGTCATGCAGCGCGTCGGCGCTGACGACGAGTGGGTCGCCGAGGCCTACATGAAGACTGACTACTCGAAACTTGACAAGTCAGATTTTGAAAAGGTTCTGTTCGACTACGCGCTGTTCACAGTCGGCAGCTCAATCGACGACGTCTCGGATGAGGTCGGCGAGTGA
- a CDS encoding tetratricopeptide repeat protein, whose product MSQNSPTEESRKARYIIDPVSLREVVSNEAAVESRIEELENIGEPGDAERISWLRMLGRLQEAEELGWITLVKSGGVTDNRQIVTPLPFQAVAGALRLAHVLHWQKRYSQADRLFTAALESAQSEIDNSEMNPVAARSLAAFAWQHLGKLHFDQGQFADALQSFESALVLRQELKSPEDQLASTRQAICTAEACLAQKVKPL is encoded by the coding sequence ATGTCACAAAATTCTCCCACCGAGGAATCTCGAAAAGCTCGCTACATCATAGATCCTGTCTCCCTGCGCGAAGTCGTGAGCAACGAAGCCGCAGTAGAATCCCGGATTGAAGAACTTGAAAATATTGGTGAGCCAGGCGACGCGGAACGCATCTCTTGGCTTCGGATGCTCGGAAGGCTGCAAGAAGCTGAAGAACTGGGTTGGATCACATTAGTAAAATCGGGCGGAGTGACAGATAACCGGCAAATCGTCACACCACTTCCATTCCAAGCCGTAGCCGGTGCTTTACGACTGGCTCACGTCCTGCACTGGCAGAAGAGATACAGCCAGGCCGATCGGCTATTCACAGCGGCGCTGGAATCTGCACAGTCTGAGATCGATAATTCTGAAATGAACCCCGTCGCTGCGCGTTCATTGGCAGCCTTCGCTTGGCAGCATTTAGGCAAGCTGCACTTCGACCAAGGACAGTTCGCCGATGCTCTACAAAGTTTCGAATCTGCATTGGTCCTGCGCCAAGAACTGAAAAGCCCTGAAGACCAACTCGCATCAACCCGACAAGCCATCTGTACTGCCGAAGCCTGTTTGGCGCAGAAAGTAAAGCCTTTATAG
- a CDS encoding ISL3-like element ISAar13 family transposase has product MFKDTGGNDAASILLNLTDYRVIDATQEPAGRQVLIEPKATEAACPTCGVITTRIHARPVHRVKDLPTGGNDIKVLVRKRRMACQETACERRSFVQTTEQLPLRARITTRLSQKLVDEMSCELRAVSRVASAYQVSWPTVMARVNMVGELVGNVDRMFIRRLGIDEHRFRKVRYARGRTGKVVRIEPWSIVFTDLDTGKILDIVDGRRCAAVKKWLKSRPRYWRQRVQYVAIDMSAEFRKAVRENLPKAKISVDHFHVIQRANLMITQVRRRRSHEVLQRRGRAADPAYKYRKLLTCNLENLSIRQVERLKLILEADPELGVIYGIKEHVRELLKTRDIHDFQSRWAVLEKSVKTTKMVEAKSLFRTLTAWRRELLVFIRTRLTNARSEAANLTAKNLKRIGRGYRNHGHYRVRILLYTAGLRPC; this is encoded by the coding sequence GTGTTTAAGGATACCGGTGGAAACGACGCTGCGTCGATTCTTCTCAACCTCACTGACTACCGCGTCATCGACGCAACTCAAGAACCAGCCGGACGACAAGTCCTTATCGAGCCCAAAGCCACAGAGGCAGCCTGTCCAACTTGTGGGGTGATCACCACCCGCATCCACGCCAGACCAGTGCACCGGGTCAAAGACCTCCCAACCGGTGGCAACGACATTAAGGTCCTGGTGCGTAAACGCCGGATGGCCTGCCAAGAGACCGCCTGCGAACGCCGCTCGTTCGTGCAAACCACCGAACAGCTACCGTTGAGGGCCAGAATCACTACCAGGCTCTCTCAAAAGCTCGTGGACGAGATGAGCTGCGAACTGCGAGCCGTGTCCAGGGTCGCTTCTGCGTACCAAGTTTCCTGGCCAACCGTGATGGCAAGAGTGAACATGGTCGGTGAGCTTGTAGGCAACGTGGACCGCATGTTCATCCGCCGCCTCGGTATTGATGAGCACCGTTTTCGTAAGGTCCGCTACGCACGCGGCCGCACCGGGAAAGTGGTCCGTATTGAGCCGTGGTCTATTGTCTTCACCGACCTGGATACCGGAAAAATTCTAGATATTGTGGACGGACGACGCTGTGCAGCGGTGAAGAAGTGGTTGAAGTCCCGGCCACGGTACTGGCGTCAACGAGTACAGTACGTGGCCATTGACATGTCTGCTGAGTTCCGCAAAGCGGTGCGGGAGAACCTGCCGAAAGCAAAGATCAGCGTGGACCATTTTCATGTCATTCAGCGGGCGAATCTCATGATTACTCAGGTGCGCCGGCGTCGCTCCCACGAGGTGCTCCAGCGCCGAGGAAGGGCCGCTGATCCGGCCTACAAGTATCGGAAACTGTTGACCTGCAATTTGGAGAACTTGTCGATTAGGCAAGTTGAGCGGCTGAAGTTGATCCTTGAAGCAGATCCTGAGCTGGGCGTGATTTATGGGATTAAGGAACACGTGCGGGAGCTGTTGAAAACCAGGGATATCCATGATTTTCAATCGAGGTGGGCGGTGCTGGAGAAATCGGTGAAGACAACGAAAATGGTGGAAGCGAAGTCGTTGTTCCGGACGCTGACTGCGTGGAGGCGCGAGTTGCTGGTGTTCATTCGTACGCGGTTGACGAATGCTCGGAGCGAGGCGGCGAACCTGACGGCGAAGAACTTGAAACGGATCGGTCGGGGTTATCGGAATCATGGTCATTACCGGGTCAGGATATTGTTATACACGGCGGGGCTACGGCCGTGCTGA